The following are from one region of the Gemmatimonadaceae bacterium genome:
- a CDS encoding TonB-dependent receptor: protein MNVPSGTLFTQSGAVPALALGNPALDVEHVTSYEVGFRREIARRVNLTLDGYYSVVRDFVSALLPYANPTFGRWTAPASVDASARGAVESAVVAALGPASGLTRLQDAAGTTAIVYSYGNAGRATERGVEVGVAVELSKRIRVDGNYSYFGYTIDEGVPLVPGDLIAPNTPKHKGNLRASYTAGRFDAWGGVNVTSAHEWSSGFFQGRIPSSQRIDAGAGYLVRPRVRLHTIATNLFDQRTYHIYGGSIDRRRVLAGVTGTF, encoded by the coding sequence GTGAATGTGCCGTCCGGCACGCTGTTCACGCAGTCCGGTGCCGTTCCCGCGCTGGCCTTGGGCAATCCCGCGCTCGACGTGGAGCACGTGACGAGTTACGAAGTCGGATTCCGGCGGGAGATTGCGCGTCGTGTCAACCTCACGCTCGACGGGTACTACTCGGTGGTGCGGGATTTCGTCAGTGCGCTGCTGCCGTATGCGAATCCGACGTTCGGTCGGTGGACGGCGCCCGCATCGGTCGACGCATCGGCGCGCGGGGCCGTGGAATCCGCCGTGGTGGCGGCGCTGGGGCCGGCCTCGGGCCTTACGCGCCTGCAGGACGCCGCAGGCACCACGGCCATTGTCTACTCCTACGGAAACGCCGGTCGGGCGACGGAACGGGGAGTGGAAGTCGGTGTCGCTGTCGAACTCAGCAAGCGCATCCGCGTGGATGGGAACTACTCGTATTTCGGGTACACCATCGACGAAGGGGTGCCGTTGGTGCCCGGTGATCTGATTGCGCCCAACACGCCCAAACACAAAGGAAACCTGCGGGCGTCGTACACGGCCGGACGTTTCGATGCATGGGGTGGTGTGAATGTCACCTCCGCCCACGAATGGTCATCGGGGTTCTTTCAGGGTCGTATTCCATCCAGCCAGCGGATTGACGCTGGGGCGGGCTATCTGGTGCGTCCACGCGTCCGATTGCACACGATTGCCACCAACCTGTTCGACCAGCGGACATACCACATCTACGGTGGATCGATCGATCGCCGACGCGTCCTCGCCGGCGTGACCGGCACATTCTGA
- a CDS encoding FAD-dependent oxidoreductase: MIDINGLRCWPSEPRYDQLVDGERLRARVAAGDSHLEANAGGGTTAGAVTLQAGRDFDRVILGIPAMALSITEPLARQSVKWKHMLSGVETVATQAVQLWLQPSVEQMGWRPSPSADQVSRRAVLGAYAQPFHTWADFSHLAASEDWPDHLRPHAVAYFLGTIPHDAEDAAQATTVKGNSQYELRESVQWLSTYATALWPGLVREHGELAWDLLVDPEAALGAARMDAQYHRANTHGTERYVQHTAGTTKYRLKAHESGFENLVLAGDWTDTGICGGCVETATMSGLQASRAISGYPRTVIGESR; this comes from the coding sequence TTGATCGACATCAACGGACTGCGCTGCTGGCCATCGGAGCCGCGCTATGATCAACTCGTTGATGGCGAGCGCCTGCGCGCGCGGGTGGCCGCCGGTGACAGCCATCTGGAAGCGAATGCCGGTGGTGGCACAACGGCGGGCGCCGTGACGCTGCAGGCGGGACGCGACTTCGACCGCGTCATTCTGGGCATCCCGGCCATGGCCCTGTCAATCACCGAACCGCTGGCCCGGCAGAGTGTGAAGTGGAAGCACATGCTGAGCGGCGTGGAGACGGTGGCGACACAGGCGGTGCAACTCTGGCTTCAACCGTCCGTCGAGCAGATGGGCTGGCGCCCCAGTCCCTCCGCCGATCAGGTCAGCCGGCGAGCGGTGCTTGGTGCGTACGCCCAACCGTTTCACACGTGGGCCGACTTCAGCCATCTCGCCGCCAGCGAGGATTGGCCGGACCATCTTCGGCCGCACGCCGTGGCCTACTTTCTCGGCACGATACCACATGACGCGGAAGACGCGGCGCAGGCGACCACCGTCAAGGGCAACAGTCAGTACGAGCTACGCGAGTCGGTGCAATGGCTTTCGACATACGCCACGGCGCTCTGGCCGGGCTTGGTCCGCGAGCACGGCGAGCTTGCCTGGGATCTCCTGGTCGATCCCGAGGCGGCCCTCGGTGCGGCGCGCATGGACGCGCAATATCATCGTGCCAACACGCACGGCACCGAGCGCTATGTGCAACACACGGCGGGCACGACGAAGTATCGCCTCAAGGCCCACGAATCCGGTTTTGAAAATCTGGTGCTTGCCGGGGACTGGACCGATACCGGCATCTGCGGCGGCTGCGTGGAGACCGCCACCATGTCAGGACTGCAGGCCTCGCGCGCTATCTCGGGCTATCCGCGTACGGTGATTGGCGAGTCACGCTAG
- a CDS encoding NAD(P)-binding protein, with product MTTRPKPKKMRVAILGGGVGAISAAFALTSPDNPAHQDHEVTIYQMGWRLGGKGASGRNARFHQRIEEHGLHIWMGWYHNAFRLIRECYRELGRDAGQPLASWQEAFKPQSLATLMDRHKTLWKRWDICFPRTPDVPGGRYASMYGQLRMLHGWTRAARAMLRADPERGRTFLATVFGVRSLPGVLRTGLPDVLLFLRAISADQRQSAARCRRVRRLADALRGRVHAVMRAGEFDDHDTLRRLTAMLGMLLTVTVGLIDEGVGTGERTFNALDELELREFLRTHGCEPATLDCAFLRAYYNLALAYRHGDWTDPANENAAAGVAINIMLRGCFQYRGAFMWEMQSGMGDTIFAPYYDVLVQRGVQFKFFHQVRELELSHRMRRASRPFISSARRNRATDDTIR from the coding sequence GAAGAAGATGCGCGTTGCCATTCTGGGCGGTGGCGTCGGCGCGATTTCGGCGGCCTTTGCGCTCACCTCGCCGGACAATCCGGCACATCAGGACCACGAGGTCACCATCTACCAGATGGGATGGCGGCTTGGCGGCAAAGGCGCGAGCGGTCGGAACGCGCGGTTTCATCAGCGTATCGAGGAACACGGACTCCACATTTGGATGGGATGGTACCACAACGCTTTTCGCCTCATCAGAGAGTGTTACCGCGAGCTTGGCCGCGACGCTGGGCAGCCACTGGCCAGCTGGCAGGAGGCGTTCAAGCCGCAAAGCCTCGCCACCTTGATGGACAGGCACAAGACGTTGTGGAAACGATGGGACATCTGCTTTCCCCGCACCCCCGACGTGCCGGGCGGGCGCTACGCCTCGATGTACGGACAACTGCGCATGCTGCACGGCTGGACACGAGCCGCGCGGGCGATGCTGCGCGCGGATCCAGAGAGGGGCAGAACGTTTCTCGCCACGGTGTTTGGCGTACGGTCACTGCCCGGCGTGCTCCGAACGGGGCTGCCCGACGTGCTGCTGTTTCTTCGCGCAATCAGCGCGGATCAACGTCAGAGCGCGGCGCGATGCCGCCGCGTCCGGCGCCTCGCCGACGCACTGCGGGGACGGGTACACGCGGTGATGCGCGCCGGCGAGTTCGACGACCATGACACGCTGCGGCGTTTGACCGCGATGCTCGGCATGCTGTTGACCGTGACGGTCGGACTGATCGACGAAGGCGTCGGCACCGGCGAACGCACCTTCAACGCGCTGGACGAACTGGAGTTGCGCGAGTTCCTGCGCACCCACGGCTGCGAACCGGCCACACTGGATTGTGCGTTTCTGCGCGCCTATTACAACCTCGCGCTCGCGTATCGACACGGCGACTGGACCGATCCCGCCAATGAAAACGCGGCCGCCGGGGTCGCCATCAACATCATGCTGCGCGGGTGCTTCCAGTATCGGGGCGCCTTCATGTGGGAGATGCAGTCGGGAATGGGCGACACGATCTTTGCCCCATACTACGACGTGCTGGTACAGCGTGGTGTGCAGTTCAAGTTCTTCCATCAAGTACGCGAGCTGGAGCTCTCCCACCGGATGCGTCGCGCATCCAGACCATTCATATCGAGCGCCAGGCGGAACCGCGCGACGGACGATACGATCCGTTGA